A stretch of the uncultured Desulfobacter sp. genome encodes the following:
- the ppdK gene encoding pyruvate, phosphate dikinase, which translates to MTKYIYEFGPDKTDGDASQKNLLGGKGANLAEMAKLKLPVPPGFTISTECCNHYFDLNGRFPDTLEGDILKAMANIESHTGMIFGDPENPLLVSCRSGARSSMPGMMETILNVGLCSATIPGLIKKTNNEWFVYDAYRRLIMMYSDVVMEKAEQISPRDGMGIRLNLEMMMNNLKNDKGYDNDTDISTEDLKALCERFKKKIREDLGADFPDDPKAQLMGSIGAVFKSWNGKRAVSYRRIEHIPDSWGTAVNVQTMVFGNMGETSATGVAFTRDPATGDNKFYGEWLVNAQGEDVVAGTRTPNPLNNDTKNAQNKHLSSLEESMPELYKQLFEIRNLLEAHYKDMQDIEFTIQEGRLYMLQCRVGKRTATAALNMAMDMLEEGTIDEKTMVCRLDPKILDDMLHPIVDPEAEKTAVKIAEGLPAGPGGAWGQIVFTAEDAVQWAKLDKKVILVREETNPEDIEGMRAAAAILTARGGMTSHAALVARGWGKCCIVGAGALKINFDTKELRVGTRVFQEGDIFTLNGTKGMVYQDQLKMKDASENVRFKKFMEIADKYRAMQVRTNADTPADAMTALDFGAQGIGLFRTEHMFYGANSDEPLFLLRKMILSKTYEERTAALEELFSFVKEEIKSTLEVMDNLPVTLRLLDPPLHEFVPQSRENQQEIADALHIDIEEVFKRSEQLLESNPMIGHRGVRLGITYPEISQMQVKAIFEASAELIKAGKNPMPEIMVPVTCNEKELAFVQEIVSKCYNEALETYGIDTIAYLYGTMIEIPRAALIADKMAEYAQFFSFGTNDLTQMTFGFSRDDIGSFMNDYIDNAILSSDPFETLDQEAVGGLVTTAVERGRRTRPDIKLGICGEHGGDPESVIFCHKAGLSYVSCSPYRVPIARLAAAQAAIMYPDCR; encoded by the coding sequence ATGACCAAATACATCTATGAGTTCGGCCCTGATAAAACTGACGGGGATGCAAGTCAAAAAAATCTTTTAGGCGGGAAAGGCGCCAACCTAGCAGAAATGGCAAAGTTAAAACTGCCTGTTCCGCCGGGGTTTACCATATCAACGGAATGCTGTAATCACTATTTTGATTTAAACGGACGCTTTCCTGATACCCTTGAAGGCGATATCCTCAAAGCCATGGCCAATATTGAATCCCATACAGGCATGATTTTTGGTGATCCCGAAAATCCATTACTTGTATCCTGCCGATCCGGTGCGAGAAGCTCAATGCCCGGAATGATGGAGACCATACTCAATGTCGGCCTATGTTCGGCCACAATCCCGGGATTGATCAAAAAAACCAATAACGAATGGTTTGTCTATGATGCCTACCGCCGGTTGATAATGATGTATTCGGATGTGGTGATGGAAAAGGCCGAACAGATCAGTCCCAGGGACGGCATGGGTATTCGTTTGAATCTGGAAATGATGATGAATAACCTGAAAAACGACAAGGGCTATGACAATGATACCGACATTTCAACCGAAGATTTAAAGGCTCTTTGCGAACGCTTTAAGAAAAAAATCCGGGAGGATCTGGGTGCTGATTTTCCTGATGACCCCAAAGCTCAGCTCATGGGATCCATTGGCGCCGTCTTTAAAAGTTGGAACGGAAAACGGGCTGTATCCTACCGCCGCATTGAACATATTCCAGACAGTTGGGGAACGGCCGTCAATGTCCAGACTATGGTTTTCGGTAACATGGGCGAAACATCCGCAACAGGCGTTGCATTTACCAGGGACCCGGCCACAGGGGACAATAAATTTTATGGAGAGTGGCTGGTCAATGCCCAGGGTGAGGATGTGGTCGCAGGCACCAGAACACCCAATCCGTTGAACAACGACACCAAAAACGCTCAGAACAAACACCTATCTTCCCTGGAAGAATCCATGCCGGAGCTTTACAAGCAGTTGTTCGAAATCAGAAATCTTTTAGAAGCCCATTACAAGGACATGCAGGATATTGAATTCACCATCCAGGAAGGCAGACTCTACATGCTCCAGTGCCGGGTGGGAAAACGTACCGCGACCGCAGCCCTGAACATGGCCATGGACATGCTGGAGGAAGGCACCATTGATGAAAAAACCATGGTGTGCCGCCTTGATCCTAAAATTTTGGATGACATGCTTCACCCTATTGTGGACCCGGAAGCAGAGAAAACAGCTGTAAAGATTGCTGAAGGCCTGCCTGCAGGGCCCGGCGGGGCATGGGGACAGATTGTATTCACGGCTGAAGATGCGGTTCAATGGGCCAAGTTGGACAAAAAGGTCATTTTGGTCCGTGAAGAGACAAATCCCGAAGACATTGAAGGCATGCGGGCTGCAGCGGCTATCCTTACGGCAAGGGGCGGCATGACCTCCCATGCAGCCCTGGTCGCCAGGGGATGGGGCAAATGTTGTATCGTGGGTGCCGGTGCCCTTAAAATTAATTTTGACACCAAGGAACTTCGTGTGGGAACCCGGGTGTTCCAAGAAGGGGATATCTTCACACTCAACGGCACCAAAGGTATGGTATACCAGGATCAGCTCAAAATGAAGGACGCATCGGAAAACGTCAGATTCAAAAAATTCATGGAGATTGCCGATAAATACCGGGCCATGCAGGTTCGCACCAATGCGGACACCCCGGCAGATGCCATGACAGCCCTTGATTTTGGCGCCCAGGGTATCGGGCTTTTCAGAACAGAACATATGTTTTACGGTGCCAATTCAGATGAACCGCTTTTCCTTTTGCGCAAAATGATTTTAAGCAAAACCTATGAAGAAAGAACGGCCGCCCTGGAAGAGCTGTTCTCTTTTGTTAAGGAGGAGATCAAATCCACCCTGGAGGTCATGGACAACTTGCCGGTGACCCTGCGTCTGCTGGACCCGCCCCTGCATGAATTTGTGCCCCAGTCCCGTGAAAATCAGCAGGAAATTGCCGATGCGCTGCACATCGACATCGAAGAGGTGTTCAAGCGCAGTGAGCAGCTCTTAGAATCCAATCCCATGATCGGCCACCGGGGTGTCAGATTAGGTATCACCTATCCTGAAATCTCCCAGATGCAGGTGAAGGCCATATTTGAGGCCAGTGCAGAACTGATCAAAGCGGGCAAAAATCCCATGCCTGAAATTATGGTCCCTGTAACCTGCAATGAAAAAGAGCTGGCGTTTGTCCAGGAGATTGTATCAAAGTGCTATAATGAAGCGCTTGAGACCTACGGGATAGACACGATTGCTTACCTGTACGGTACCATGATTGAAATTCCAAGGGCGGCATTGATTGCAGATAAAATGGCGGAATATGCCCAATTTTTCTCTTTTGGCACCAATGATCTGACCCAGATGACCTTTGGATTTTCAAGGGACGATATCGGTTCTTTTATGAACGATTATATTGATAATGCCATCCTCAGTTCAGATCCTTTTGAGACCCTGGATCAGGAAGCGGTGGGCGGCCTGGTAACAACGGCGGTGGAACGTGGACGCAGGACCCGTCCTGATATCAAACTGGGTATCTGCGGAGAACACGGCGGAGACCCGGAATCGGTCATATTTTGCCATAAAGCAGGCCTAAGCTATGTATCGTGCTCTCCCTACCGGGTACCCATTGCCCGGTTGGCTGCGGCCCAGGCTGCCATTATGTATCCTGACTGCAGATAA
- a CDS encoding iron chelate uptake ABC transporter family permease subunit, translating to MFDLFVAPLAETYFQKALIGGSIVAMVAGVVGCLVVLRRMAFLGDALSHAMIAGVAGGYLVMKLLFGLEAHAPGMLLGSLIAAVATVALISFVSRISRVKEDTAIGIMYTGIFALGVVAVSIFRHYIHIDLMHFIMGDILGVADTDLWVSAFVAAGVLTVIILFFRHFQLATFDPIMAASIGLPVLFLDYLFTTCVSLVVVSAVSMVGVILVVGLLITPAATAYLLSDRLDKMMMLAALFGVTSVVGGLYLCVWLDSAGGGAIMLFCTLQFLVVLAVAPKYGLLARWMRLKNLVPQQVVEDILTTVLRNGKTAPPDLIRKYAGEGKGLGKALRRMVQDGLLRHEEQNYSLTDKGEKEAGTVLRAHRLWETYLKSIGTPEKEVHATAHQLEHLDQAQTMDYLNKKLGSPKTDPHGKIIPG from the coding sequence ATGTTTGATCTTTTTGTTGCCCCCCTTGCGGAAACCTATTTTCAAAAAGCCCTGATCGGCGGGTCCATCGTTGCCATGGTAGCCGGTGTCGTGGGATGCCTTGTGGTTCTGCGACGCATGGCCTTTTTAGGTGACGCCCTGTCCCATGCCATGATCGCAGGGGTGGCCGGGGGCTACCTGGTAATGAAGCTTCTCTTCGGCCTGGAAGCCCATGCCCCGGGTATGCTTTTGGGGTCCCTCATCGCTGCCGTGGCCACGGTGGCCTTGATCTCTTTTGTCTCAAGAATTTCCCGCGTAAAAGAGGATACTGCCATCGGAATTATGTACACAGGCATTTTTGCTCTGGGCGTGGTTGCCGTCTCTATTTTCAGACACTACATCCACATTGACCTCATGCATTTTATCATGGGCGATATTTTGGGGGTCGCAGATACGGATCTGTGGGTTTCAGCCTTTGTGGCCGCGGGCGTATTGACCGTCATCATCCTGTTTTTCCGGCATTTTCAACTGGCCACCTTTGATCCGATCATGGCCGCCTCCATCGGTCTGCCCGTGTTGTTTTTAGATTACCTGTTTACCACCTGCGTCTCTTTGGTGGTGGTCTCTGCTGTAAGCATGGTCGGTGTAATTCTGGTTGTGGGGCTCCTTATCACCCCGGCGGCAACGGCCTATCTTCTTTCTGACCGTCTAGACAAAATGATGATGCTGGCAGCCCTGTTCGGGGTAACCTCAGTTGTCGGGGGATTATATCTCTGCGTTTGGTTGGACTCAGCCGGTGGCGGTGCCATCATGCTTTTTTGCACCCTGCAGTTTCTAGTGGTCTTAGCGGTTGCACCCAAATACGGCCTGCTGGCCAGATGGATGCGGTTGAAAAATCTTGTGCCCCAGCAGGTTGTGGAAGATATTCTGACCACGGTGCTCAGGAACGGAAAAACCGCGCCCCCAGATCTTATTCGAAAATATGCCGGTGAAGGCAAAGGTTTAGGCAAAGCCCTTCGACGTATGGTTCAGGACGGCTTGTTGCGGCATGAGGAGCAGAACTATTCTTTGACAGACAAAGGGGAAAAAGAGGCCGGCACCGTACTTCGGGCCCATCGCCTCTGGGAGACGTATCTGAAGAGCATCGGCACCCCGGAAAAAGAGGTTCACGCCACAGCTCATCAGCTGGAGCATTTAGATCAAGCACAGACCATGGACTACCTGAATAAAAAATTAGGCAGCCCCAAAACAGATCCCCATGGTAAAATTATTCCGGGCTGA
- a CDS encoding zinc ABC transporter substrate-binding protein has translation MKCLYKNFALFFPFLIFISILLFSGLADADQSPKPVIVSSTTQIADFSRQVVGDHAVVRSILAPGADPHTYNVTPDDVQIVLDADLCIENGLHLEGKNWMATLAKDAQKPLITATDGIQVLSISEGGQAIPDPHSWFSLRNAAVYVNNITKAVISIDPEHKAQYQARAKLFLQQLRVLDAWIREQLNTIPPQRRILVTTHDAFNYFCREYKLNENNDFLSIAPVGWSTGAEVGAGITPERRRNVVDSIKNSGAPAIFVETTINPKQIREIAKETGVKIGGELYSDSMGPEGSAGETYIGMMRENTLLIINALK, from the coding sequence ATGAAATGTTTGTATAAAAACTTTGCACTATTTTTTCCCTTCCTGATTTTCATCTCCATTCTACTTTTCTCAGGATTGGCAGACGCTGATCAGTCCCCAAAACCTGTGATCGTTTCATCAACCACGCAGATTGCCGATTTTTCCCGGCAGGTGGTAGGAGACCATGCCGTGGTCAGAAGCATTCTGGCCCCGGGGGCGGATCCGCACACCTACAATGTCACGCCCGACGATGTCCAGATCGTGCTTGACGCCGATCTTTGCATCGAAAACGGACTTCACCTGGAGGGTAAAAACTGGATGGCGACCCTGGCAAAGGATGCTCAAAAGCCATTGATTACCGCCACTGACGGCATCCAGGTACTTAGCATCAGCGAGGGTGGCCAAGCCATCCCTGATCCGCACTCCTGGTTCTCATTGAGAAATGCCGCTGTATACGTCAACAATATTACCAAAGCCGTCATTTCCATAGATCCGGAACATAAGGCACAGTACCAGGCCCGGGCCAAACTTTTTCTTCAGCAGTTGCGGGTCCTGGATGCCTGGATCAGGGAGCAACTCAACACGATCCCGCCCCAACGGCGAATTCTGGTAACCACCCACGATGCCTTTAACTATTTTTGCCGGGAATACAAATTAAATGAGAACAATGATTTTCTCTCCATCGCACCTGTGGGATGGTCCACCGGCGCTGAAGTCGGTGCAGGCATCACCCCGGAGCGCCGACGCAACGTGGTGGATTCCATCAAAAATTCAGGTGCCCCGGCCATCTTTGTTGAAACCACCATCAACCCCAAGCAGATTCGGGAAATTGCCAAGGAGACCGGCGTAAAGATCGGCGGAGAACTCTATTCCGACTCCATGGGGCCTGAAGGATCTGCAGGGGAAACTTATATCGGCATGATGCGGGAAAACACCTTGCTCATTATCAATGCTTTAAAATAG
- a CDS encoding response regulator encodes MARLCILMFVLITAAMPCLARDFMVEFVEENYMENQEEYAKSPMIYHSFQVRSHAGLKMLVLTGEHPEYRRWLRQYVAQDKGFIVKVPDDENDLFIRSKVYKTDVTNVHPFNPTVWSMKDSRIFDTKDVSDTQARIVAGPGHILVLDRNNKRSELIETVVKRMGYVSMISGDPDVALGVFKNQPEQFKMVIVNYDMPGMGAEGFVDKLLKIDHRIPILVETGYNNEKRMQRYLSKYSGAGTVTVTPVALNRLQQSIKNLINPENGTEAKPVNG; translated from the coding sequence ATGGCACGATTGTGTATCTTGATGTTTGTTCTGATTACGGCAGCAATGCCCTGCTTGGCCAGGGATTTCATGGTGGAATTTGTAGAAGAAAATTACATGGAGAATCAGGAGGAGTATGCCAAATCCCCTATGATTTACCATTCTTTTCAGGTGCGTTCCCATGCGGGCCTAAAAATGCTGGTGCTCACCGGGGAACATCCTGAATATCGCCGATGGCTGCGACAGTACGTTGCCCAGGATAAAGGGTTTATCGTCAAGGTTCCTGATGATGAGAACGATTTGTTTATTCGTTCAAAGGTCTATAAAACCGATGTGACCAATGTCCATCCCTTTAACCCGACCGTGTGGTCAATGAAAGACAGTCGCATTTTTGACACTAAAGATGTGTCGGATACCCAGGCCCGGATTGTAGCAGGCCCGGGACACATCCTTGTGTTGGATCGAAACAACAAACGCAGCGAACTTATCGAGACAGTGGTCAAGCGTATGGGGTATGTCAGCATGATCTCCGGCGATCCTGACGTGGCTTTGGGCGTATTCAAAAATCAGCCTGAACAATTTAAAATGGTCATTGTGAATTACGATATGCCTGGAATGGGCGCTGAAGGATTTGTCGATAAACTGCTCAAGATTGATCATAGAATTCCTATACTTGTGGAAACCGGTTATAATAACGAAAAGCGTATGCAACGATATCTGTCAAAATATTCAGGGGCAGGAACGGTTACGGTTACACCTGTGGCATTAAATCGGCTTCAGCAGAGTATAAAAAACTTGATCAATCCAGAAAATGGAACTGAGGCAAAGCCTGTAAATGGATAA
- a CDS encoding pyruvate, water dikinase regulatory protein has product MKDMLESCKFQMIYIASCGEGVNAFHLVESTLVQFPDSDITVVKVPRIRTESQVDDLIDKVKDIESIIVHTIVDSNLRRYLTRKGMENQIVTIDLMGPIISKIETFLDRKPLETPGLYREIHLVNLEQVSAIDFALAHDDGLNPETIGEAEIVLIGLSRAGKTPLSMYMSVLGWKVANIPFVPGVPMPQTLELVDRRRVFALNINQEQLQAHRRMRQETLGAKDIYAYSGKDEIEKEIEHAQRYFITKGYSMVNVSNKPIETSAEEIIEMITRRFKANAHIRDFIQDQSTPQSDLN; this is encoded by the coding sequence ATGAAAGACATGCTTGAATCATGCAAATTTCAGATGATATACATCGCCTCATGCGGTGAGGGGGTTAATGCGTTTCATCTCGTGGAATCCACCCTTGTACAATTTCCTGATTCGGATATTACAGTTGTAAAAGTCCCCAGAATACGTACGGAAAGCCAGGTTGACGATCTTATTGATAAGGTTAAGGATATCGAAAGTATTATTGTTCATACCATTGTTGATTCAAATCTGCGTAGGTACCTTACGCGAAAGGGTATGGAAAACCAAATTGTTACCATTGATCTGATGGGGCCTATTATTTCAAAAATAGAAACGTTTCTTGACCGAAAGCCTTTGGAAACCCCGGGACTTTACAGGGAGATTCATTTGGTAAATTTAGAACAGGTGTCTGCCATTGATTTTGCTTTGGCCCACGATGACGGTTTGAATCCGGAAACCATCGGTGAAGCTGAGATTGTATTGATCGGGTTGTCCAGGGCGGGTAAAACGCCTTTATCTATGTATATGAGCGTTTTGGGATGGAAAGTGGCCAATATTCCCTTTGTTCCCGGTGTACCCATGCCGCAGACCTTGGAACTTGTGGACCGGCGCCGGGTGTTCGCACTGAACATCAACCAGGAACAGCTTCAGGCGCACAGGAGAATGCGTCAGGAAACCTTGGGGGCAAAAGATATCTACGCCTATTCCGGAAAGGATGAGATTGAAAAAGAGATTGAACATGCCCAGAGATATTTTATTACCAAAGGCTATTCTATGGTCAATGTGAGCAACAAACCCATAGAGACCAGTGCCGAGGAGATTATTGAAATGATTACGCGCAGGTTCAAGGCCAATGCCCATATAAGGGACTTTATCCAGGATCAGAGCACCCCCCAGAGCGATCTTAATTAG
- a CDS encoding ATP-binding cassette domain-containing protein yields the protein MLNIESITKGFADQVLLDNTGMQINSGERVGLVGRNGHGKTTLLNIIAGMDHPDEGRVIIPSGYRIGVLSQHIEFSRSTVLEEAMLGLPDHEHDHFWKAEKILSGLGFSETDMQKDPLQFSGGYQVRLNLAKVLVSEPDLLILDEPTNYLDITSIRWITGFLVSWPREMLLVTHDRGFMDNVVTHVVGIHRRKMKKIQGDTAKYYLQVAQDEEIYEKTRVNEEKRKKEIELFISRFRAKARLANMVQSRIKTLAKLESKDKLAELKNLDFSFNYLPVAGKQVLTCEDLSFGYKKETPLIKNFSLTVYPGDRVAVIGKNGKGKTTLLKLISQNINPDAGWVKPNPGVEIGYFEQTNIQTLNAQFTVEEEILHAYPETDRQAARNICGAMMFEQDAALKKISVLSGGEKARVMLGKLLIRPLNLLLLDEPSNHLDIESSDAFVEALNAFEGAVVLVTHNEMFLHALANRLVIFTSSGIEIFEGTYQEFLEKQGWEDEELIPVKRKKNTQLPKKELRKRKSEIVAERSKQLTPINKKINKLEKEIEVKENKMARVNQELLDASQDQDGLKIASLSKEHAKLESDIETLFDNFADISDRADKIKEKFDRELSGLENGD from the coding sequence ATGCTGAATATAGAATCCATAACCAAAGGATTCGCAGACCAGGTCCTGCTTGATAATACCGGCATGCAGATCAATTCCGGTGAGCGGGTGGGGCTGGTGGGAAGAAACGGTCATGGAAAAACCACGCTTTTAAATATCATCGCAGGTATGGACCATCCCGATGAAGGACGCGTTATTATACCTAGCGGATATCGGATCGGTGTGCTTTCCCAGCATATAGAATTCAGCAGATCCACTGTGCTTGAAGAGGCCATGCTTGGCCTGCCGGATCATGAACATGATCATTTCTGGAAAGCGGAAAAAATTTTGTCAGGTCTTGGGTTTTCAGAAACAGATATGCAAAAGGATCCCCTGCAGTTTTCAGGTGGCTACCAGGTGCGCCTAAACCTTGCCAAGGTACTGGTGTCCGAACCGGATCTGTTGATTCTTGATGAGCCCACCAACTATTTGGATATTACGTCCATCCGCTGGATCACAGGATTTCTTGTTTCCTGGCCAAGGGAGATGCTTCTGGTTACCCATGACCGGGGATTCATGGATAATGTGGTAACCCATGTTGTGGGGATTCACCGCCGGAAAATGAAAAAGATACAGGGAGATACTGCCAAATATTATCTCCAGGTGGCCCAGGACGAAGAGATATATGAAAAAACCCGGGTAAATGAAGAGAAGCGTAAAAAAGAGATAGAACTGTTTATTTCACGTTTCCGGGCCAAGGCACGGCTGGCCAATATGGTGCAGTCCAGGATCAAGACCCTGGCAAAGCTTGAATCAAAAGACAAACTTGCAGAACTTAAAAATCTGGATTTTTCCTTTAACTACCTGCCGGTTGCCGGAAAACAAGTGCTGACTTGCGAAGATTTAAGTTTCGGTTACAAAAAAGAGACCCCCTTAATTAAAAATTTTTCTTTGACCGTATACCCGGGGGACCGTGTGGCTGTCATCGGCAAAAACGGCAAAGGCAAAACCACCTTACTCAAATTGATCAGTCAAAATATTAATCCGGATGCCGGTTGGGTGAAGCCGAATCCAGGCGTAGAAATCGGATATTTTGAGCAGACCAATATTCAAACCTTAAATGCGCAATTTACTGTTGAAGAAGAGATTTTGCATGCTTACCCTGAGACAGACCGCCAGGCCGCCAGGAACATCTGCGGTGCCATGATGTTTGAACAGGATGCGGCCTTAAAAAAAATCAGTGTGCTGTCCGGTGGAGAAAAAGCAAGGGTCATGCTGGGTAAACTTTTGATCCGGCCTTTAAACCTTCTGCTGTTGGATGAGCCGTCAAACCATCTTGACATTGAATCAAGCGATGCCTTTGTCGAGGCCCTAAATGCGTTTGAGGGTGCTGTTGTGCTTGTTACCCATAATGAGATGTTTCTGCATGCCCTGGCTAATCGCCTGGTAATCTTTACCTCAAGCGGCATTGAGATATTTGAGGGTACCTACCAGGAATTTCTTGAAAAACAGGGATGGGAAGATGAGGAGTTAATCCCTGTAAAACGCAAAAAAAATACACAGTTGCCCAAAAAAGAACTGCGCAAAAGAAAATCGGAAATTGTGGCCGAAAGGTCAAAGCAGTTGACGCCGATAAATAAGAAGATAAACAAACTTGAAAAAGAGATAGAGGTAAAGGAAAACAAGATGGCCAGGGTGAATCAAGAATTGCTTGATGCATCCCAGGACCAGGACGGATTAAAAATCGCCTCTTTATCTAAGGAACATGCTAAATTGGAATCCGACATTGAAACCCTGTTTGATAACTTTGCGGACATATCTGACAGGGCAGACAAGATAAAAGAAAAATTTGACCGGGAATTATCCGGCCTTGAAAATGGGGATTAA
- a CDS encoding peptide chain release factor-like protein, with translation MTGPNIDKIRALEKKMNSLGIYKKDILEKFIKSSGRGGQKVNKSSSAVFLTHLPTQVTVKVGKYRSQHLNRFMALRSLVEKIEQRKSGIPDATAQKLARLKKQKQRRRKKALSKVQDRNAT, from the coding sequence ATGACCGGTCCCAATATAGATAAAATAAGAGCCCTTGAAAAGAAAATGAATTCTCTGGGCATTTACAAAAAAGATATCCTGGAAAAGTTTATAAAATCATCCGGCCGTGGTGGTCAAAAGGTGAATAAGTCCTCTTCTGCCGTATTTTTAACCCATCTTCCCACCCAAGTGACTGTAAAAGTGGGGAAATATAGATCTCAGCATCTGAACCGGTTCATGGCCCTGAGATCCCTGGTGGAAAAGATTGAACAGCGCAAATCCGGGATACCTGATGCCACAGCGCAAAAATTAGCCCGGTTAAAAAAACAGAAGCAACGGCGAAGAAAAAAGGCGCTTAGCAAAGTGCAGGATCGTAATGCGACGTGA
- a CDS encoding metal ABC transporter ATP-binding protein encodes MTIDTAFAIEVSNLTVSYNARPALLDVSVSIEKDRLVGVIGPNGAGKSTFIKAILGFVKPDLGAVKIKGIHAKNAKGQVAYVPQRGAVDWDFPITVREVALMGRYQQIAWYNSPGKKDREAAMQALDMVRMADFAHRQIGELSGGQQQRVFMARALAQGSDILLLDEPFAGVDAATERAILDVLERAKKSGKTLVVVHHDLSTAAEYFDKLLLIKQRLYAYGEPDIVLQEDLLSQVYEGRLKIFKDVIKKEMD; translated from the coding sequence ATGACCATTGATACGGCGTTTGCCATTGAAGTATCGAATCTTACCGTCAGCTACAATGCCAGGCCGGCTCTGCTGGATGTCAGTGTCAGCATTGAAAAAGACCGTTTGGTTGGGGTTATCGGCCCCAACGGTGCAGGGAAATCCACCTTTATCAAGGCAATCCTAGGTTTTGTAAAACCGGACCTGGGGGCAGTAAAAATCAAGGGAATCCATGCCAAAAACGCAAAAGGCCAGGTGGCTTATGTCCCCCAGCGTGGTGCTGTTGACTGGGATTTTCCCATCACGGTCCGGGAAGTGGCCCTTATGGGACGTTACCAACAGATTGCCTGGTACAACTCTCCTGGTAAAAAAGACCGGGAGGCTGCCATGCAGGCGCTTGACATGGTGCGCATGGCAGACTTTGCCCACCGGCAGATCGGCGAACTTTCCGGCGGCCAGCAGCAGCGAGTCTTCATGGCCCGGGCCCTTGCCCAGGGCAGCGACATCCTCTTGCTGGACGAACCTTTTGCCGGGGTCGATGCTGCCACAGAGCGGGCTATTTTAGATGTACTGGAGCGGGCCAAAAAGTCGGGCAAGACACTGGTGGTGGTCCACCACGATCTCTCCACTGCCGCCGAATACTTTGACAAGCTGCTGCTCATCAAACAGCGTCTTTATGCTTACGGCGAACCGGATATTGTCCTCCAGGAAGACCTGCTCAGCCAAGTCTATGAGGGCCGGCTGAAAATTTTCAAGGATGTGATCAAAAAGGAGATGGACTAA